In one Nicotiana tomentosiformis chromosome 6, ASM39032v3, whole genome shotgun sequence genomic region, the following are encoded:
- the LOC104109580 gene encoding hypersensitive-induced reaction 1 protein-like: MGNLLCCVQVDQSTVAITEQFGKYQDVLQPGCHCLPWFLGFQLAGHLSLRVQQLDVRCETKTKDNVFVNVVASIQYRALADKANDAFYRLTNTKGQIQAYVFDVIRASVPKLNLDDVFEQKNEIAKAVEDELEKAMSAYGYEIVQTLIVDIEPDEHVKRAMNEINAAARMRLAANEKAEAEKILQIKRAEGEAESKYLSGLGIARQRQAIVDGLRDSVLGFSVNVPGTSAKDVMDMVLLTQYFDTMKEIGASSKSSAVFLPHGPGAVRDVASQIRDGLLQASTQH, from the exons ATGGGCAATTTGTTGTGCTGTGTACAAGTTGATCAGTCCACAGTTGCAATTACTGAGCAATTTGGCAAGTATCAAGATGTGCTTCAGCCTGGGTGCCACTGTCTGCCTTGGTTCCTTGGATTTCAGCTGGCTGGCCATCTCTCCCTCAGGGTGCAGCAACTGGATGTTCGCTGCGAGACCAAGACAAAG GATAATGTATTTGTCAATGTAGTGGCATCAATTCAATACCGTGCTCTTGCAGACAAAGCAAATGATGCTTTCTACCGACTAACCAACACTAAGGGTCAAATTCAAGCCTATGTTTTCGATG TCATAAGAGCAAGTGTTCCAAAACTCAATCTTGATGATGTTTTTGAGCAGAAAAATGAAATTGCCAAGGCTGTTGAGGATGAACTTGAGAAG GCTATGTCGGCTTATGGATATGAAATTGTTCAGACACTTATAGTTGATATAGAACCAGATGAGCATGTTAAGAGAGCCATGAATGAAATCAATGCTG CTGCTCGGATGAGGTTGGCTGCTAATGAGAAGGCAGAGGCTGAGAAGATTTTACAAATTAAAAGGGCTGAAGGAGAGGCAGAGTCAAAGTATCTCTCAGGATTAGGTATTGCACGACAACGTCAAGCAATTGTGGATGGTTTAAGAGACAGTGTGCTTGGCTTCTCAGTGAATGTGCCTGGAACCTCGGCAAAGGATGTTATGGACATGGTCCTTTTAACTCAGTACTTTGACACCATGAAAGAAATTGGCGCTTCCAGCAAATCATCTGCCGTGTTTCTTCCTCATGGGCCTGGTGCTGTAAGAGATGTCGCAAGCCAGATTCGCGACGGACTCCTTCAAGCTTCTACTCAGCATTAA